In one window of Candidatus Stygibacter australis DNA:
- a CDS encoding T9SS type A sorting domain-containing protein — MMKKQIMCIFFLVLIIGAFATTIYIPEDYATIQEGINASEDGDEIIVSPGTYIENINLAGKAIILGSLFYTTQDTSYISQTIIDGNQDGSVVTFESEEDSTSVLIGFTITNGQGVGSYPYTGGGITCINYSCPSLENVTIMDNSAGWYGGGIYCESSSPSLENVTITGNSAGEHGGGICCCFNSNPSLVNCLFWNNSAGYNGGGICCLSSSPSLESVTITDNSAGTAGGGIHCESSNPILDNVTITGNSASFGGGICCSSSNPSLDNVTITGNSAEDDGGGVYCWRSRPILMNVTITDNLATCDESRGGGIYCNDSSPILEDVTITDNFAITGGGIHCISNSRPSLANVIISGNSAFDHGGGIYCWCSSPSLMNVTITNNSAERGGGIYCWGSSPSFENVTISDNSAVDYGGGINCYYSSSPSLMNVTISGNSADYGGGITCINYSYPILENVTIMGNSADYGGGIYCVDSSSTILMNCILWNNSPQEVEFHDDYLPNTITIAYSDIDGGEEGIETYDNGTVNWLDGNIDADPLFVDAELGDYHLTENSPCIDTGIAYFEYEGYVLVDLSEDEYWGIAPDMGAYEYGMVAIEEEEIIIENEKLKIENYPNPFNPETQITFNLPEAEYVNLSVYNLKGQLVKLLADEILPAGKNSLIWNGRNATGRKVSSGVYLVRFKSSNEIATKKIMLIK; from the coding sequence ATGATGAAAAAGCAGATTATGTGTATATTTTTTTTAGTTTTGATTATAGGTGCTTTTGCGACAACAATATACATACCGGAAGATTACGCAACTATTCAGGAGGGAATTAATGCCTCTGAAGATGGAGATGAGATCATAGTATCTCCGGGAACTTATATAGAGAATATCAATCTTGCAGGCAAAGCGATAATACTGGGATCGCTATTTTATACTACGCAGGATACAAGCTATATATCGCAAACGATCATTGATGGTAATCAAGATGGCTCAGTGGTCACTTTTGAAAGTGAAGAAGATTCTACTTCTGTATTAATTGGTTTTACGATTACTAATGGGCAAGGTGTTGGATCATATCCTTATACAGGTGGTGGAATAACTTGTATAAATTATTCATGTCCAAGTTTAGAGAATGTGACGATTATGGATAATTCGGCTGGATGGTACGGCGGTGGAATTTACTGCGAGTCTTCCAGTCCGAGTTTAGAGAATGTGACGATTACGGGTAATTCGGCTGGAGAACATGGCGGTGGGATTTGCTGCTGTTTTAATTCCAATCCGAGTTTAGTGAACTGTTTATTTTGGAATAATTCGGCTGGATATAATGGCGGTGGGATTTGCTGCCTTTCTTCCAGTCCGAGTTTAGAGAGTGTGACGATTACGGATAATTCGGCAGGAACTGCTGGCGGTGGGATTCACTGCGAGTCTTCCAATCCGATTTTAGATAATGTGACGATTACGGGTAATTCGGCTAGTTTTGGTGGTGGGATTTGCTGCTCTTCTTCCAATCCGAGTTTAGATAATGTGACGATTACGGGTAATTCGGCTGAAGATGATGGCGGTGGAGTTTACTGCTGGCGTTCCAGACCGATTTTAATGAATGTGACGATTACGGATAATTTAGCGACTTGCGACGAATCGAGGGGTGGTGGAATTTACTGCAATGATTCCAGTCCGATTTTAGAGGATGTGACGATAACAGATAATTTTGCTATTACTGGCGGTGGGATTCACTGCATTAGTAATTCCAGACCGAGTTTAGCGAATGTAATAATTTCGGGTAATTCGGCTTTTGATCATGGCGGTGGAATTTACTGCTGGTGTTCCAGTCCGAGTCTAATGAATGTGACAATTACGAATAATTCGGCTGAAAGGGGCGGTGGGATTTACTGCTGGGGTTCCAGTCCGAGTTTTGAGAATGTGACGATTTCGGATAATTCGGCTGTAGATTATGGCGGTGGGATTAATTGCTATTATTCCAGTAGTCCGAGTTTAATGAATGTGACGATTTCGGGTAATTCGGCTGATTATGGTGGTGGAATAACCTGTATAAATTATTCATATCCGATTTTAGAGAATGTGACGATTATGGGTAATTCGGCTGATTATGGCGGTGGGATTTACTGCGTAGATTCATCCAGTACGATTTTAATGAACTGTATTTTATGGAATAATTCACCTCAGGAAGTTGAATTTCATGATGATTATTTGCCAAATACAATAACAATAGCTTATTCTGATATTGATGGAGGAGAGGAGGGAATAGAAACCTACGATAATGGGACAGTTAACTGGTTAGATGGTAATATTGATGCTGATCCTTTATTTGTGGATGCTGAGCTGGGAGATTATCATCTTACAGAGAATTCACCCTGCATTGATACCGGTATTGCTTATTTTGAGTATGAAGGTTACGTCTTAGTTGATCTTAGTGAAGATGAATATTGGGGTATTGCTCCTGATATGGGTGCTTATGAATATGGAATGGTAGCAATAGAGGAAGAAGAAATTATAATTGAAAATGAAAAATTGAAAATTGAAAATTATCCTAATCCTTTCAATCCTGAGACACAGATAACATTTAATCTACCTGAAGCAGAGTATGTAAACCTGTCAGTGTATAATTTAAAAGGGCAATTAGTGAAGCTTCTCGCAGATGAAATCCTGCCGGCAGGAAAAAACAGTCTCATCTGGAATGGCAGAAATGCGACTGGCAGGAAAGTGAGTTCAGGAGTGTATCTGGTGCGGTTTAAGAGTAGTAATGAAATAGCAACTAAAAAGATCATGTTGATCAAATAA
- a CDS encoding flavodoxin domain-containing protein yields MKNLIVYSTRKGTSEKLAKMLADKLPGETVLANVKESPSVKGYDNVILGGAVLAGEIKNGMRKFAESNLAGLKNCRIALFCCCLSVDADKIKEYFVKSFPPELIDQAVAMESFGGIYRPEKENFIMRTLFKLMKATAQENILEENIEKIARCFLSGG; encoded by the coding sequence ATGAAAAACTTGATAGTTTATTCAACCCGGAAAGGTACTTCTGAAAAGCTGGCAAAGATGCTGGCTGATAAATTGCCAGGGGAGACAGTACTTGCAAATGTTAAAGAAAGCCCGTCCGTAAAAGGCTATGATAATGTTATTTTGGGCGGAGCAGTGCTCGCTGGTGAAATTAAAAACGGAATGCGTAAATTTGCCGAATCCAATCTTGCGGGACTGAAAAATTGCCGGATAGCTCTATTCTGTTGTTGTCTGAGTGTTGATGCAGATAAGATCAAAGAATATTTTGTCAAAAGCTTCCCGCCAGAACTAATTGATCAGGCAGTGGCTATGGAATCTTTCGGAGGAATATATCGTCCAGAAAAAGAAAATTTTATAATGCGAACTTTATTTAAACTTATGAAAGCCACAGCTCAAGAGAACATCCTTGAGGAGAATATCGAAAAGATCGCCAGATGCTTCTTATCTGGGGGATAG
- a CDS encoding Ig-like domain-containing protein, with the protein MKYLCLIILVLGLFTGCSDDPTNPDTTCPYVTIVYPNDGDAFFEGSFISVTAEATDNAAIDSVQFYLDSELLCSISDSNYQYNWDTTDNLGTHSLIAKAYDTSGNTENSVIVNVAVYPNQTIISNFTTVFYHEGPSLYWATQCELNNSGWNIYRFESDEISQAVMINQELITGSGTTTQISEYSFMDIFEYEYGLTYYYWLESVDISGITEIFDPVEFHVPDEPDSTIVNSFTAVFTDEGPVLQWVTQCEYNNVFWNIYRSETEDQEESVKVNNAFIPGSGTTAQSTAYAFTDEYEIENGATYYYWVESICFNGASETYGPATLFTPDPNDNQTILYSVVTHAFDNYNVLEWVTLCEYQNSGWNIYRNINDNIYNAVKINQGLIEGAGTCDELTSYSYTDNYAFFYQGITLYYWLESVMYDGTKNLFGPFIAGNP; encoded by the coding sequence ATGAAGTATCTTTGTCTGATTATTCTTGTTCTGGGATTATTTACCGGATGCAGCGATGATCCAACAAACCCAGATACTACTTGTCCTTATGTGACAATCGTTTACCCGAATGACGGAGATGCCTTTTTTGAAGGATCTTTTATCTCTGTTACTGCAGAAGCAACTGATAATGCAGCAATTGACAGTGTGCAATTTTATCTTGATTCAGAATTGTTGTGTTCAATTAGTGATTCAAACTATCAATATAACTGGGACACTACTGATAATCTCGGAACTCATTCTCTGATAGCCAAAGCCTATGACACTTCCGGTAATACTGAGAATTCAGTAATTGTCAATGTTGCTGTCTATCCCAATCAGACTATAATTAGCAATTTTACAACCGTGTTTTATCATGAAGGCCCTAGCTTATATTGGGCAACGCAATGTGAATTAAATAATTCAGGATGGAACATTTACCGATTTGAATCTGATGAAATATCACAGGCTGTCATGATAAACCAAGAGTTAATAACAGGTTCTGGAACAACAACTCAAATATCAGAATATTCATTCATGGATATATTTGAATATGAATATGGCTTAACTTACTATTACTGGCTTGAATCTGTAGATATCTCCGGAATTACAGAGATTTTTGATCCGGTTGAATTTCATGTTCCCGACGAGCCCGATTCCACTATCGTTAACTCTTTCACAGCTGTTTTTACTGATGAAGGTCCAGTTTTACAATGGGTAACACAATGCGAATATAACAATGTCTTCTGGAATATTTACAGGTCAGAGACAGAAGATCAGGAAGAATCAGTCAAAGTTAACAATGCGTTCATTCCAGGGTCCGGAACAACGGCTCAATCTACAGCCTATGCTTTCACGGATGAATATGAAATTGAAAATGGTGCAACCTATTATTACTGGGTGGAGTCTATTTGCTTTAATGGAGCTTCGGAAACTTATGGCCCAGCAACTTTATTTACACCTGATCCTAATGATAATCAGACTATTCTTTATTCTGTTGTAACTCATGCTTTTGATAATTACAATGTACTAGAGTGGGTAACATTGTGTGAATATCAAAATTCTGGCTGGAATATTTATCGGAATATAAATGATAATATTTATAATGCAGTAAAAATAAATCAGGGATTGATTGAAGGGGCAGGAACATGCGATGAACTAACATCATATTCTTATACAGATAATTACGCATTTTTTTATCAAGGTATTACTCTTTATTACTGGCTGGAATCAGTAATGTATGATGGAACAAAAAATTTATTTGGTCCTTTTATTGCTGGTAATCCATAA
- the lepB gene encoding signal peptidase I, which yields MRNKKKKVLRKKSQLQGYVEAILFAFVVAFPIKAYIFQNFMIPSPSMESTLLVGDYLVGNRLKYFFTEPEREDIVMFYNQEDPKYPQPPEDYIRLVGPIYWDKNKNFFKWHQKKYFVKRVIGLPGDKVEIKDRRVYVNDELFHHDYEQYVDPHGFNNVPITWNNQNEVNDINYGTYDGKIKGERDNFGPVVVPDNSYFVMGDNRDLSSDSRFWGFLDRRAITGSPFIIFFSSGKEPIKNIKYYYQERPKEIRWERFLKIIK from the coding sequence ATGAGAAATAAGAAAAAAAAAGTATTAAGAAAAAAGAGTCAATTACAAGGCTACGTGGAAGCAATCTTATTTGCTTTTGTGGTAGCTTTTCCTATTAAAGCATATATATTTCAGAATTTCATGATACCTTCCCCCTCAATGGAGAGCACATTACTGGTTGGTGATTATCTGGTTGGAAACAGGTTAAAATATTTTTTTACTGAACCTGAAAGAGAAGACATCGTAATGTTTTACAATCAGGAAGATCCCAAATATCCACAACCCCCAGAAGATTATATTCGTTTAGTGGGACCAATATATTGGGATAAAAATAAAAATTTCTTTAAATGGCATCAAAAGAAGTATTTTGTAAAAAGAGTAATTGGTTTGCCTGGAGATAAGGTTGAGATAAAGGATAGAAGAGTATATGTGAATGATGAGTTATTTCACCATGACTATGAGCAATATGTAGACCCTCATGGATTCAATAATGTTCCAATTACCTGGAATAATCAGAATGAAGTAAATGATATCAATTATGGTACTTATGATGGTAAAATAAAAGGTGAAAGAGATAATTTCGGACCTGTAGTCGTGCCTGATAACAGTTATTTTGTAATGGGAGACAATCGTGATCTGAGTTCAGACAGCAGATTTTGGGGTTTTCTCGATAGAAGAGCAATAACAGGTTCACCATTTATTATCTTTTTTTCTTCAGGAAAAGAACCTATCAAAAACATAAAATACTATTACCAGGAAAGACCCAAAGAAATACGCTGGGAAAGATTCTTGAAGATAATCAAGTAG
- the hemW gene encoding radical SAM family heme chaperone HemW: protein MVRDKEQIRHIYIHVPFCVRKCGYCSFYSKEPQVDELEGFIETLLSEIEYYKSIFELKCETIYLGGGTPSLLDQRQLDSIINQIPRSSNCEITLEANPGDITKTLITSWKNTGVNRVSIGLQSMKNKELEFLGRRHSVEDNFKAIEKLKDGGIDNISFDLIYGLPGQNLPDVEYSIKEYLKLSPGHISTYCLSLSDDCLLADQRKNLPSDETLSDMYFLIRSMLLSSDWQQYELSSFCKEDRESKHNLAYWRQKKYLGCGPSAAGYVSGFRYQNPASYNQWHKEINASKYLNDQENIDEILREKEYIILGLRTIKGLKISDFFNEFRTDFPVKYREILVKYRKLKLVEEDDGYIRLMPNGYFISNEILSDFV from the coding sequence GTGGTCAGAGATAAAGAACAAATCAGACATATATATATTCACGTCCCGTTTTGCGTAAGAAAGTGCGGATATTGCAGCTTTTACAGCAAGGAACCCCAAGTTGATGAATTGGAAGGATTCATAGAAACATTATTATCTGAAATTGAATATTATAAATCAATATTTGAACTGAAATGTGAGACAATTTACCTGGGTGGGGGAACACCTTCACTTCTTGATCAGAGACAATTAGATTCTATTATCAATCAAATTCCCAGAAGCAGCAATTGCGAGATTACACTCGAAGCTAATCCGGGTGATATTACCAAAACCCTGATCACAAGCTGGAAAAATACTGGTGTGAACAGGGTCAGTATTGGTTTGCAGAGCATGAAGAATAAAGAACTGGAATTTCTGGGTAGAAGACACAGTGTAGAAGATAATTTCAAGGCAATCGAGAAATTAAAAGATGGTGGTATTGATAATATATCATTCGATTTGATCTATGGATTACCAGGGCAGAATTTACCTGATGTGGAATATTCTATCAAAGAATATTTAAAGCTGTCTCCTGGGCATATTTCTACATACTGTTTATCTTTATCAGATGATTGCCTACTTGCTGATCAAAGGAAAAATCTACCTTCTGATGAAACATTGAGCGATATGTATTTCTTGATCAGATCAATGCTTTTATCAAGTGACTGGCAGCAGTATGAATTAAGCAGTTTTTGCAAAGAGGACAGAGAATCAAAGCATAATCTGGCATACTGGAGACAAAAGAAGTATCTGGGATGTGGTCCTTCTGCTGCGGGTTATGTTTCAGGATTCAGGTATCAAAATCCAGCCAGTTATAATCAATGGCATAAAGAGATAAATGCTTCTAAATATTTAAATGACCAGGAAAACATTGATGAGATACTGAGAGAGAAAGAATATATCATTCTGGGGTTAAGAACAATTAAAGGGTTGAAGATATCAGATTTCTTTAATGAGTTTCGAACTGACTTTCCAGTTAAATATCGGGAAATACTTGTCAAATACCGGAAGCTGAAATTAGTGGAAGAGGACGATGGATATATCCGTTTGATGCCTAATGGATATTTTATCAGTAATGAGATACTGAGTGATTTTGTTTAA
- a CDS encoding asparagine synthetase B, whose product MKYKTIIIMLLIMTGISSYGSILIPMDNSQSNHLKAYGIAFAALKEDIAVKWLLNYRGGSWLLPDSYNIQSLCNIRGVTYESVNAAEEVQIMAEIQASNMDAVMLEKEPKIAVYVPPSEEPWDDAVTLALTYAQIDYETLWDEDVLTGKLGEYDWLHLHHEDFTGQYGKFYASYRNAPWYKEDVQSNEEMAAKLGYSKVWQMKHAVTDKIKDFVQKGGFLFAMCAACDSYDVAQAVGNVDIVDQVFDGDGIDPAYQSKLNYDRCLVFENFQIITNPYQYEFSSIDASDYAKLRGAEQDYFQLFDFSAKYDPVPTMLTQCHTNAVNGFLGQTTSFHKRFVKKSVIILGEVPGADEVKYLHGNYGKGTFTFYGGHDPEDYQHRIGDPETVLDMHKNSPGYRLILNNILFPAAEKKKLKT is encoded by the coding sequence ATGAAATACAAAACAATTATTATTATGTTGTTGATAATGACAGGGATCAGTAGTTATGGATCAATCCTGATACCGATGGATAATAGCCAAAGTAATCATCTTAAGGCATACGGAATTGCTTTTGCTGCACTTAAGGAAGATATTGCCGTGAAATGGCTCTTAAATTATCGGGGAGGATCATGGTTATTACCCGATTCATACAATATTCAAAGTCTTTGCAATATTCGGGGAGTAACTTATGAATCAGTGAATGCAGCAGAAGAAGTTCAGATAATGGCAGAGATCCAGGCCTCAAATATGGATGCTGTGATGTTGGAAAAAGAGCCCAAAATAGCAGTATATGTTCCCCCCAGTGAAGAGCCCTGGGATGATGCAGTAACCCTTGCCCTCACTTATGCACAGATAGATTATGAAACGCTGTGGGATGAAGACGTGCTTACAGGTAAGCTTGGTGAATATGACTGGCTACATCTTCATCATGAGGATTTTACGGGACAATACGGCAAATTCTATGCTAGTTATCGGAATGCTCCCTGGTATAAGGAAGACGTTCAAAGCAATGAAGAAATGGCTGCCAAGCTGGGTTATAGCAAAGTATGGCAAATGAAGCATGCTGTAACAGACAAGATTAAGGATTTCGTTCAGAAAGGTGGTTTTCTTTTCGCCATGTGCGCTGCGTGTGACAGTTATGATGTTGCTCAGGCAGTGGGCAATGTGGATATTGTCGATCAGGTTTTTGATGGGGATGGCATTGATCCTGCCTATCAATCCAAATTAAATTATGATCGCTGTCTGGTATTTGAAAATTTTCAGATCATCACAAATCCTTATCAGTATGAATTCAGTTCTATTGATGCAAGTGATTATGCCAAGTTGCGGGGAGCAGAGCAGGACTATTTTCAGCTTTTTGATTTCTCAGCAAAATATGATCCGGTTCCCACGATGCTCACACAGTGTCACACCAATGCTGTAAATGGATTTCTGGGGCAAACTACTTCCTTTCATAAACGCTTTGTGAAGAAAAGTGTGATCATCCTGGGTGAAGTCCCGGGAGCTGATGAAGTGAAGTATCTGCATGGTAACTATGGAAAAGGGACTTTCACTTTCTATGGAGGACATGACCCGGAGGATTACCAACATAGGATAGGAGATCCGGAAACTGTACTCGATATGCATAAGAATTCACCAGGTTACCGGTTGATTCTAAATAATATACTTTTTCCGGCAGCAGAAAAGAAAAAGCTTAAAACATAA
- a CDS encoding S1 RNA-binding domain-containing protein: MEKDNEIREEEMPKAEDVTIEEKPVVPETVETVETVETEEKVEKEETEEKVEIEEVIESEEPVELKEAIEPEEAIEPIKVIEPEEPIEINEVIEPEEPVELKEVIESEELIEPLTEKAVQALEDEVIDTETKKEEDDYDELLEKSLAGITDHQIGDKVTGEIINITDSYIFVTLGGKRDAYADKSEFTDKKGELKYKVGDNLTGYISKYSDTETCVSRSLIGVNLHILREAYEQKIPVAGKVISMIKGGLLVDVSGIRAFCPLSQISNKMVPDYKVYLSNDYDFRVIDFTENGKNIVLSRRAILEESEKQQKEMTLSKIQIGDIIKGKVVRLTNFGAFIDIGGLEGLLHISEFAHRRVESPSDMVTIGEEVEAKIIRLKGDKVSLSFKAMTPDPTDLVLAELEEGSVIKCRVLRNLPFGSFVEIQPGVEGLVPISEMDRNRRVVNANDILTPGDIVEVQVLKVRAAERKVSLSLKALQPDPWETIDDVIRVNDVIEGVIENVANFGTFIKISDGVTGLLPNSKMKIANLNYTKENIGETVKIRVSRVDIESKRISLEPTDMPETERKDSRDGGGGGDWRSYKQDKKDEVDEDNPFNIL; encoded by the coding sequence ATGGAAAAAGACAACGAAATCCGAGAGGAAGAAATGCCAAAGGCAGAAGACGTTACTATCGAAGAAAAGCCCGTTGTACCAGAAACGGTAGAAACGGTTGAAACAGTAGAAACAGAAGAGAAAGTAGAGAAAGAAGAAACTGAAGAGAAAGTAGAGATTGAGGAAGTTATCGAATCTGAGGAACCAGTTGAACTCAAAGAAGCAATTGAACCAGAAGAGGCAATTGAACCTATAAAGGTAATTGAACCGGAAGAGCCAATTGAAATCAATGAAGTTATCGAACCCGAAGAACCAGTTGAACTCAAAGAAGTAATTGAATCGGAAGAGCTAATTGAACCCTTAACTGAGAAAGCAGTACAAGCTTTGGAAGATGAAGTAATCGATACTGAGACAAAGAAAGAAGAAGATGACTACGATGAACTTCTGGAAAAATCTCTGGCAGGGATTACTGATCATCAGATAGGTGATAAAGTGACTGGAGAGATTATCAATATCACAGATTCATATATCTTTGTAACTTTAGGCGGAAAGCGTGATGCTTATGCTGATAAGAGTGAATTCACTGATAAAAAAGGTGAACTCAAATACAAAGTTGGTGATAATTTAACAGGTTATATCTCTAAATATTCAGATACTGAAACCTGCGTTTCCCGCAGTCTGATTGGTGTAAACCTGCATATTCTCAGGGAAGCTTATGAACAGAAAATTCCAGTGGCTGGAAAAGTTATCAGTATGATCAAAGGTGGTTTACTGGTTGACGTTTCTGGAATAAGAGCATTTTGCCCTCTGAGTCAGATCAGCAACAAAATGGTTCCTGACTATAAGGTATACTTAAGTAATGATTATGATTTTAGAGTAATTGATTTCACGGAAAATGGCAAAAACATTGTCCTCTCTCGTAGAGCGATTCTGGAAGAAAGCGAAAAACAGCAGAAAGAAATGACTCTTTCGAAAATCCAGATTGGAGACATCATCAAGGGCAAAGTTGTGAGACTTACTAATTTTGGTGCTTTTATTGATATTGGTGGTCTGGAAGGACTTTTGCATATATCAGAATTTGCTCACAGACGCGTGGAATCACCTTCTGATATGGTTACCATTGGTGAAGAAGTTGAAGCAAAAATTATTCGCTTAAAGGGTGATAAAGTTTCGCTTAGTTTCAAGGCAATGACTCCTGATCCCACTGATTTAGTTCTTGCTGAATTGGAAGAAGGGTCAGTTATTAAGTGTCGTGTACTACGCAATCTTCCCTTTGGCTCATTTGTAGAAATCCAACCTGGTGTTGAAGGCTTGGTACCCATTTCTGAAATGGATAGAAATCGTCGTGTTGTTAATGCTAATGACATTCTTACTCCTGGAGACATCGTGGAAGTTCAGGTGCTCAAGGTACGTGCTGCCGAAAGAAAGGTATCACTTTCTTTAAAGGCATTGCAGCCAGATCCCTGGGAAACTATTGATGATGTTATTAGAGTAAATGATGTGATTGAAGGTGTGATTGAGAATGTGGCTAATTTTGGCACTTTTATCAAAATATCTGATGGTGTTACTGGTCTCTTGCCAAATAGTAAAATGAAGATTGCTAATCTTAACTATACTAAAGAAAATATTGGCGAGACAGTGAAAATTAGAGTTTCAAGAGTAGATATTGAAAGCAAAAGAATATCCCTGGAACCAACTGATATGCCTGAGACAGAAAGAAAGGATTCTCGTGATGGTGGCGGCGGCGGTGACTGGCGCAGCTACAAGCAAGATAAAAAAGATGAAGTAGATGAAGATAATCCGTTTAATATCTTATAA
- a CDS encoding aldehyde ferredoxin oxidoreductase N-terminal domain-containing protein, which produces MNSTIRVLQVNVNTSFYRIDRYKLGDFFGPVDLGLHLSGKNNGLNIGVGLFAGSILPGSNRLIFSGFSPCWGGFYISSMGGAGLEFNNLGINLLSIIGKSATPSILYLNRNHGEEIQVELLPIKPDDIWASGRQGVYSMMDFTFQEFGDKFGSKPRILATGPAARSTDMGAICSAAIRDNKITNVDTWVGRGGLGSKLYQEHGIAAIIYGGTHLEEDFRDRSVADKWFKDKYDQILAVKDFEATTKYRFDPKFQTGGTLGVNYANISGRLIAFNYKSIYFNEQERLDLHKNFILDHYLKQFNEETIITKQQKTCGEPCSALCKKMNGEYKKDYEPYQTLGPLCGIFDQRSAEKLVHHADMLGFDAISAGGVLSWLMECLDEDLLSPEEVGVSRKPKFDLDNFDLINDSSLNSEIGIELLDSINQNRGILNFAEGARKFGRKISRQKGKEILDKFLYIAFARKGWMVPNQYWTPGALSPMAIMGKYYMYYGNEFFRPRDLGRLSAERFQAELVMDNLGVCRFHRGWAEDMLPEIMDKIYNLKEEFIHNINMTASRINSRNASVYWESERNLDFVMCFLKRKIEVDKSDDPQLKLWLSRFEENKSEAGLDFWYEIHKGIQESLREF; this is translated from the coding sequence ATGAATTCAACCATACGGGTATTGCAGGTTAATGTAAATACTTCTTTTTACCGTATAGATCGTTATAAATTGGGAGATTTTTTCGGGCCAGTCGATCTTGGCTTGCATCTTTCAGGAAAAAATAATGGCTTAAATATCGGCGTAGGATTATTCGCCGGTTCTATCCTGCCAGGTTCAAATCGACTCATTTTCTCAGGTTTCTCACCCTGTTGGGGAGGATTTTATATTTCTTCCATGGGTGGAGCTGGATTAGAATTCAATAATTTAGGAATAAATCTATTATCCATAATCGGAAAATCCGCCACGCCCTCTATATTATACTTAAATCGTAACCATGGTGAAGAAATACAGGTGGAATTATTACCGATCAAACCTGATGATATCTGGGCTTCAGGAAGGCAGGGTGTATATTCAATGATGGATTTCACTTTTCAAGAATTTGGTGATAAATTTGGCTCTAAACCTCGCATTTTAGCCACTGGACCTGCAGCACGATCAACTGATATGGGCGCTATCTGTTCAGCTGCCATTCGAGATAATAAAATTACTAATGTCGATACCTGGGTTGGTCGGGGTGGTTTAGGATCAAAGCTGTATCAGGAACATGGCATTGCTGCCATTATATATGGTGGAACTCATCTGGAAGAAGATTTTAGAGATCGCTCTGTTGCTGATAAATGGTTCAAAGATAAATATGATCAAATCCTGGCTGTAAAGGATTTTGAAGCAACAACCAAGTATCGATTCGATCCAAAATTCCAAACCGGGGGTACGCTGGGTGTTAATTATGCCAATATATCTGGCAGATTGATCGCTTTCAATTATAAAAGCATCTATTTTAATGAACAGGAAAGATTGGATTTGCACAAAAATTTCATTCTGGATCATTACCTGAAACAATTCAATGAAGAAACCATTATTACCAAACAGCAAAAGACTTGTGGCGAGCCTTGCTCTGCTCTCTGCAAAAAAATGAATGGCGAATATAAAAAAGACTACGAGCCATATCAAACCCTGGGACCTCTTTGCGGTATTTTTGATCAGCGTTCTGCAGAGAAACTGGTTCATCATGCCGATATGCTCGGTTTTGATGCAATTTCTGCCGGAGGAGTTCTTTCCTGGCTGATGGAATGCCTTGATGAAGATTTGTTATCACCAGAGGAAGTTGGAGTTAGTAGAAAACCCAAATTTGATCTTGATAATTTTGATTTGATAAATGATTCTTCCCTTAATTCCGAAATCGGGATTGAACTGCTGGATTCCATCAACCAGAATCGCGGGATCTTAAATTTCGCTGAAGGAGCTCGAAAGTTCGGCAGGAAGATTTCCCGCCAGAAAGGAAAAGAAATCCTTGATAAATTCCTCTACATCGCTTTTGCCCGTAAAGGCTGGATGGTTCCTAACCAGTATTGGACACCGGGTGCTTTATCCCCTATGGCTATTATGGGTAAATATTATATGTATTATGGAAATGAATTCTTCCGACCACGTGATCTGGGACGTTTGTCTGCTGAGCGGTTTCAGGCAGAACTGGTCATGGATAATTTAGGTGTATGCCGTTTCCATAGAGGCTGGGCAGAAGATATGCTCCCCGAGATCATGGATAAAATATACAATTTGAAAGAAGAATTCATCCATAATATCAATATGACTGCCTCTCGCATCAATAGTAGAAATGCCAGCGTTTACTGGGAGTCTGAACGTAACCTGGACTTTGTTATGTGCTTTTTAAAACGCAAAATAGAAGTCGATAAATCCGATGATCCCCAGTTAAAACTATGGCTTAGTAGATTTGAAGAAAATAAATCTGAAGCAGGTCTCGATTTCTGGTATGAAATTCATAAAGGAATCCAGGAATCTCTCAGAGAATTTTAA